In one window of Thermodesulfobacteriota bacterium DNA:
- the acs gene encoding acetate--CoA ligase, with product MQNDRSLEVLLHEKRLFPPTPEIMESAHVKGPEEYERLYRESIEDPDGFWHRMAGILDWTRPWDRVSEWDFKKPSVKWYLNGRLNASHNCLDRHLKGPRRNKAALIWEGDDGSYRTFTYQQLSYEVNRFANVLRANGVKKGDRVTIYLPMIPELAIAVLASARIGAIHSVVFGGFSAASLRDRILDSDSRLLVTSDEGIRGGRNIPMKENADAALAECPGVRRVIVAKRTGAPVPMKAGRDAWWHEEAAAPGITGVCEPEDMDSEDPLFILYTSGSTGKPKGVLHTTGGYLVFSALTFKWIFDYREEDIYFCTADIGWVTGHSYILYGPLACGATSLMFEGIPTWPDPGRFWEIVEKHRVNIFYTAPTAIRALMRSGPEWVGKYDLSSLRVLGSVGEPINPEAWMWYHLHVGKGRLPIVDTWWQTETGGILISPLPGATTLKPGSATRPFFGIAPRVLREDGSPAGVNEGGYLVIEKPWPGMLRGTYGDPENKRIKEVYFSRFPGYYTSGDGARVDEDGDFWLMGRIDDVLNVSGHRLGTAEIESAIVSDEAVAEAAVVGFPHAVKGEGIYAFVVLKEGVSPSPELSRHVEDHVKQEISPIAKPDRILFATGLPKTRSGKIMRRILRQIAQGSTELGDTSTLADPTVVETLVRESSKGLEREGE from the coding sequence ATGCAGAACGACAGGTCCCTGGAAGTGCTCCTTCACGAAAAAAGGCTCTTTCCGCCGACCCCGGAGATAATGGAATCGGCCCATGTCAAGGGGCCGGAGGAGTACGAAAGGCTCTACAGGGAGTCTATCGAGGACCCTGACGGCTTCTGGCACCGGATGGCCGGCATACTCGACTGGACGAGGCCCTGGGACAGGGTCTCCGAATGGGACTTTAAAAAACCTTCCGTCAAATGGTACCTGAACGGCAGGCTCAACGCCTCCCATAACTGCCTCGACCGCCACCTGAAGGGCCCGAGGAGGAACAAGGCCGCCCTCATATGGGAGGGCGACGACGGCTCCTACCGGACCTTCACCTACCAGCAGCTCTCCTATGAGGTCAACCGCTTCGCGAACGTGCTCCGGGCCAACGGGGTAAAAAAAGGCGACCGGGTAACCATATACCTCCCGATGATACCGGAGCTCGCCATAGCGGTGCTCGCCTCGGCCCGGATAGGCGCGATCCACAGCGTCGTCTTCGGAGGCTTCAGCGCCGCGTCCCTGAGGGACAGGATCCTCGATTCCGACTCCAGGCTCCTTGTAACTTCCGACGAGGGCATAAGGGGCGGCAGGAACATACCCATGAAGGAGAACGCCGACGCGGCCCTTGCCGAATGCCCCGGCGTAAGAAGGGTAATTGTCGCGAAAAGGACCGGCGCTCCAGTGCCCATGAAGGCCGGGCGGGACGCCTGGTGGCACGAGGAGGCCGCAGCCCCTGGCATAACGGGCGTTTGCGAGCCCGAGGACATGGACTCCGAGGACCCGCTCTTCATCCTCTATACGAGCGGGTCTACGGGCAAGCCCAAGGGGGTCCTACACACTACCGGCGGCTATCTCGTATTCTCGGCCCTCACCTTCAAATGGATATTCGACTACAGGGAAGAAGACATCTACTTCTGCACCGCCGATATAGGCTGGGTTACCGGCCACAGCTACATACTTTACGGCCCGCTCGCCTGCGGCGCGACCTCCCTCATGTTCGAGGGCATCCCGACCTGGCCCGACCCCGGCAGGTTCTGGGAGATAGTCGAGAAGCACAGGGTCAATATATTCTACACCGCGCCTACCGCCATACGGGCGCTCATGCGGAGCGGGCCGGAATGGGTAGGGAAATACGACCTTTCAAGCCTCCGCGTCCTCGGCTCGGTCGGGGAGCCCATAAACCCCGAGGCATGGATGTGGTATCACCTCCACGTTGGCAAGGGCCGTCTCCCTATCGTGGACACATGGTGGCAGACCGAGACTGGCGGGATACTCATCTCGCCTCTCCCGGGCGCGACGACGCTCAAGCCCGGCTCCGCGACGAGGCCTTTTTTCGGGATAGCGCCCAGGGTGCTCCGCGAGGACGGCAGCCCGGCAGGTGTAAACGAGGGCGGCTATCTCGTAATTGAAAAGCCCTGGCCCGGCATGCTCAGGGGCACTTACGGCGACCCGGAGAACAAGCGGATAAAAGAGGTCTACTTCAGCCGCTTTCCGGGCTATTACACGAGCGGCGACGGCGCAAGGGTGGACGAGGACGGGGATTTCTGGCTCATGGGGAGGATAGACGACGTACTTAACGTATCCGGCCACAGGCTGGGGACAGCCGAGATAGAGAGCGCCATAGTCTCCGACGAGGCCGTGGCAGAGGCGGCCGTGGTCGGCTTTCCCCATGCCGTGAAAGGGGAGGGCATATACGCCTTCGTGGTCCTGAAGGAAGGGGTAAGCCCCTCGCCCGAGCTTTCGAGGCACGTCGAAGACCACGTGAAACAGGAGATAAGCCCCATTGCCAAGCCTGACCGCATACTATTCGCAACCGGGCTACCCAAGACCAGGAGCGGCAAGATAATGCGGAGGATCTTGAGGCAGATAGCCCAGGGCTCCACAGAACTCGGCGACACCTCCACGCTTGCGGACCCAACCGTTGTCGAGACGCTTGTGCGCGAAAGCTCGAAGGGACTGGAACGCGAGGGGGAATGA
- the rpsU gene encoding 30S ribosomal protein S21: protein MSEVKVFDDQLEKALKILKRKLAQDGTFKEIKKRRFYEKPSVKKKRKRQEAAKRRAKASKKSARRVQE from the coding sequence TTGTCAGAGGTCAAGGTATTTGACGACCAGCTTGAGAAGGCGCTCAAGATCCTCAAGCGCAAGCTCGCTCAGGACGGGACCTTCAAAGAGATAAAGAAGAGAAGGTTCTACGAGAAGCCGAGCGTCAAGAAGAAGAGAAAGCGCCAGGAAGCGGCAAAGCGCCGCGCCAAGGCGTCGAAAAAGAGCGCCAGAAGGGTCCAGGAGTAA
- the hisS gene encoding histidine--tRNA ligase: MSIASVRGFNDILPPESGLWRHIEETAWSVFRTYGFSEIKLPIVEKTELFLRSIGETTDIVEKEMYTFTDRHGDSITLRPEGTAPAVRAYIERKLYTAPVTRLYYTGPMFRYERPQKGRYRQFYQLGAEVFGDESPRADAETISMLMRYFGKLGVEGAALQINSLGDRNCRPAYKEKLYNYLKERTGDLCENCLKRIDANPLRALDCKVPGCIEATKNAPSILESLCEPCGGHFSEVRRFLSLYGVTPVLNPRMVRGLDYYTRTTFEITADTGLGSQNAVAAGGRYDNLVSELGGPDTPCFGFAAGIERLALIMKGGAPGKPLTVFIALGDEAVRKGIELISAWRDAGIRVVEDFSAGALKNRMKKANRLSADFVVILGENELKTGTVTIKDMKKAEQADVEWHRAALVISGGNRE, from the coding sequence ATGAGCATAGCCTCTGTCAGGGGTTTTAACGACATACTGCCGCCCGAGTCCGGGCTCTGGAGGCACATAGAGGAGACCGCCTGGTCGGTCTTCCGGACCTACGGCTTCTCTGAGATAAAGCTCCCGATCGTCGAAAAGACCGAGCTCTTCCTCCGCTCCATAGGCGAGACGACCGACATAGTCGAGAAGGAGATGTACACTTTCACCGACCGCCACGGCGACTCCATCACCCTGAGGCCGGAGGGCACGGCCCCGGCGGTCAGGGCCTATATCGAGAGGAAGCTCTACACCGCCCCTGTTACGAGGCTTTACTATACCGGCCCAATGTTCCGCTACGAGCGGCCGCAAAAGGGCAGGTACCGCCAGTTCTACCAGCTCGGGGCAGAGGTTTTCGGCGATGAGAGCCCGAGGGCGGACGCCGAGACCATTTCCATGCTCATGAGGTACTTCGGGAAGCTCGGGGTCGAGGGGGCCGCGCTCCAGATAAATTCCCTTGGGGACCGGAACTGCAGGCCCGCCTACAAGGAAAAGCTGTATAATTACCTGAAGGAGAGGACAGGGGACCTTTGCGAGAACTGCCTTAAGAGGATAGACGCGAACCCGCTACGGGCGCTCGACTGCAAGGTCCCGGGCTGCATAGAGGCCACGAAAAACGCCCCTTCGATACTCGAGTCGCTATGCGAGCCATGCGGAGGGCACTTCAGCGAGGTCAGGCGTTTCCTGTCGCTCTACGGCGTAACGCCCGTATTGAACCCGAGGATGGTAAGGGGGCTCGACTACTACACCCGGACGACCTTCGAAATAACAGCCGATACGGGACTCGGCTCCCAGAACGCGGTCGCGGCGGGCGGCAGGTACGATAATCTCGTATCCGAGCTCGGCGGCCCGGATACGCCCTGCTTCGGGTTTGCGGCCGGGATAGAGAGGCTCGCGCTCATAATGAAGGGCGGCGCGCCGGGAAAGCCCCTTACGGTATTCATCGCCCTGGGCGACGAGGCGGTCCGGAAGGGCATAGAGCTTATTTCCGCCTGGAGGGATGCCGGCATAAGGGTCGTCGAGGACTTCTCCGCAGGGGCGCTCAAGAACAGGATGAAGAAGGCCAACAGGCTCTCTGCCGACTTCGTGGTCATACTCGGAGAGAACGAATTAAAGACCGGGACCGTCACGATTAAGGACATGAAAAAAGCCGAGCAGGCCGATGTCGAGTGGCACAGGGCGGCCCTTGTAATCTCCGGAGGGAATAGGGAATGA
- a CDS encoding DNA recombination protein RmuC → MPEGPLMVVILAALGLLVALAAAFAVVSASRARRAYISAEMSSIRSELQDSISQSVRHINSQLIMLSGQVAEELSAVTAQMSASSGQMNSRMDNSNRTVSEIKQALGELSKATEQVYEVGRSISGLEKVLSAPKARGGLGELFLSELLSECLPSKRFELQYGFRDGARVDAVVRLREGLVPIDSKFPLDNFRRIVEAGTDEERRAASRRFSSDCRRHIDSIASAYIRPSEGTLDFALMYVPSESVYYELITGREECGAALSEYAVSKKVVPVSPNSFYAYLQTIAMGLRGMEIEARAGEMLAHLSGLRGEFEKFSADLETLGRHLSFARSKYDELERKAGLLSERLDWSGLGRDSELRQP, encoded by the coding sequence ATGCCCGAGGGCCCGCTAATGGTCGTTATCCTTGCGGCCCTCGGGCTCCTCGTCGCGCTTGCGGCTGCGTTCGCGGTAGTATCGGCTTCGCGGGCCAGGCGCGCCTACATCTCAGCCGAGATGTCTTCCATCAGGTCCGAACTCCAGGACTCGATATCCCAGAGCGTAAGGCACATAAACAGCCAGCTCATCATGCTTTCCGGGCAGGTGGCGGAGGAGCTCTCCGCCGTTACGGCCCAGATGAGCGCGTCTTCAGGCCAGATGAATTCCCGGATGGACAACTCGAACAGGACGGTAAGCGAGATAAAGCAGGCCCTAGGGGAGCTCTCGAAGGCGACCGAGCAGGTCTACGAGGTGGGAAGGAGCATATCCGGGCTTGAGAAGGTCCTCTCCGCACCCAAGGCAAGGGGAGGCCTCGGCGAGCTTTTTCTTTCCGAGCTCCTTTCCGAGTGCCTGCCCTCGAAGCGCTTCGAGCTCCAGTACGGGTTCAGGGACGGCGCCCGGGTGGACGCGGTCGTGAGGCTCAGGGAAGGGCTGGTGCCCATAGACTCCAAATTTCCGCTCGATAATTTCAGGCGCATCGTCGAGGCCGGGACCGACGAGGAGAGGCGCGCGGCTTCAAGGAGGTTCTCCTCGGACTGCAGGAGGCACATCGATTCCATCGCCTCGGCCTATATCCGCCCCTCGGAAGGCACGCTGGATTTCGCCCTCATGTACGTCCCCTCGGAGAGCGTCTATTACGAGCTCATAACCGGCAGAGAAGAATGCGGGGCCGCGCTTTCCGAGTATGCAGTCTCAAAAAAGGTCGTGCCGGTCTCCCCGAACAGCTTCTATGCGTACCTCCAGACCATAGCGATGGGACTCAGGGGCATGGAGATAGAGGCGAGGGCAGGGGAGATGCTGGCCCACCTTTCGGGCCTGAGGGGCGAGTTCGAGAAGTTCTCGGCAGACCTCGAAACCCTCGGGCGGCACCTGTCATTTGCCCGGTCCAAATACGACGAGCTTGAGAGAAAGGCGGGGCTGCTGAGTGAAAGGCTCGATTGGTCGGGGCTTGGAAGGGACAGTGAGCTGCGACAGCCTTGA